One Deferribacterota bacterium genomic window carries:
- the purB gene encoding adenylosuccinate lyase, producing MCKSYKSPFTTRYASQEMIYLFSPYNKFITWRKLWIALAESEKELGLNITDEQIKEMKDNIDNIDFDYAKKMENKFKHDVMAHIYTFAKVAPKAAPIIHLGATSAYVGDNTDIIIIKDAANLILKRLINVIYKLKEFAEEYKDLPTLGFTHLQPAQPTTVGKRAALWLQDFLIDFKEILHFLENLKLRGVKGTTGSQASFLKLFNGDHEKVKALDKLVAQKVGFNKVFTITGQTYTRKIDTMILNILAGIAESAHKFATDLRILQSFGELEEPFETEQIGSSAMAYKRNPMKSERVCSLSRYIITNSLNGNLTHSVQWLERTLDDSANRRVVLAETFLAADSILLILDVITKNIVVNKYIIKKHLDEELPFMATENILMESVNKGANRQKIHQIIRDLSMKAKNNVINGGENTLIEDISSNKEIPLSKDEIIKLLNPSSFIGRSKAQVDEFINTEVNTIVSKYKHLFIGNTQLKV from the coding sequence ATGTGTAAGAGTTATAAAAGCCCATTTACTACTAGATATGCATCACAAGAAATGATATATCTTTTTTCACCATATAATAAGTTTATCACGTGGCGAAAATTATGGATTGCCCTTGCAGAAAGCGAGAAAGAATTGGGGTTAAATATAACTGATGAACAGATTAAAGAAATGAAAGATAATATTGATAACATAGATTTTGATTATGCAAAAAAGATGGAAAATAAATTCAAACATGATGTTATGGCCCATATCTACACTTTTGCCAAAGTAGCGCCTAAGGCTGCTCCTATTATTCATTTGGGGGCTACTAGTGCTTATGTTGGCGATAATACAGATATTATTATCATAAAAGATGCAGCTAATCTTATATTAAAAAGATTAATTAATGTTATTTATAAATTGAAAGAATTTGCCGAGGAATATAAAGATTTACCAACATTGGGATTTACCCATTTACAGCCAGCTCAACCAACAACAGTTGGAAAAAGAGCTGCTCTCTGGTTACAAGACTTTTTAATAGATTTCAAAGAAATCTTGCATTTCTTAGAAAACTTAAAGCTTAGAGGCGTTAAGGGAACAACAGGATCACAAGCCTCCTTTTTAAAATTGTTTAATGGCGATCATGAGAAAGTTAAGGCATTGGATAAATTAGTTGCTCAAAAAGTTGGATTTAATAAAGTATTTACAATAACAGGTCAAACCTACACTAGAAAGATCGATACAATGATACTTAATATTCTTGCTGGTATTGCTGAATCAGCACATAAATTTGCAACTGATCTTAGAATTCTTCAAAGTTTTGGCGAATTAGAGGAACCTTTTGAAACTGAGCAAATTGGCTCTTCTGCAATGGCCTACAAAAGGAACCCTATGAAAAGCGAACGGGTATGTTCGCTAAGTAGATATATTATAACAAATAGCTTAAATGGTAATTTAACCCACTCTGTGCAATGGCTAGAAAGAACTTTAGATGACTCAGCAAATAGAAGGGTTGTACTAGCTGAAACATTCTTGGCTGCCGATTCAATTCTCCTAATTTTAGACGTTATCACAAAAAATATTGTTGTTAATAAATATATTATAAAAAAGCATCTTGATGAAGAATTACCCTTTATGGCCACTGAGAACATTCTAATGGAATCAGTTAATAAAGGTGCTAATAGACAAAAAATACATCAAATAATTAGAGATCTTTCTATGAAAGCTAAGAATAATGTAATAAATGGAGGTGAAAACACCCTAATTGAAGATATATCTAGCAATAAAGAAATTCCCCTGTCTAAAGATGAGATAATTAAATTACTAAACCCATCATCTTTTATTGGTAGGTCAAAAGCTCAAGTTGATGAA